One stretch of Terriglobales bacterium DNA includes these proteins:
- a CDS encoding 2,4'-dihydroxyacetophenone dioxygenase family protein, whose product MPITAFNSFTDGLEPDRRNREHFIANINLDDHRRWIPYAEGVWLQPCCFNVTSGGFSVVLKALPGAKLGIHYHVGTVRGYTMRGHWRYLEHDWIAKPGTFIYEPAGEAHTLVVTDDSPEPALVLFIVEGGLIYLDKAVEGSFGAYEDGFTFLELCRKYYRESGLDARELDRLIR is encoded by the coding sequence ATGCCGATCACTGCCTTCAACAGTTTCACCGACGGCCTCGAGCCGGATCGAAGGAACCGCGAACACTTTATCGCCAACATTAACCTGGACGATCACCGCCGCTGGATTCCTTATGCGGAGGGTGTCTGGCTGCAGCCGTGCTGCTTTAACGTCACCTCCGGAGGGTTCAGCGTTGTCCTGAAGGCTCTCCCCGGCGCCAAACTCGGCATTCACTACCACGTTGGCACGGTTCGTGGCTACACCATGCGTGGTCACTGGCGATACCTGGAGCATGACTGGATCGCCAAGCCCGGGACCTTCATCTACGAACCCGCCGGCGAGGCTCACACACTGGTTGTGACCGATGACTCGCCAGAACCAGCGCTGGTACTCTTCATCGTCGAGGGCGGGCTCATTTACTTGGACAAGGCGGTCGAGGGTAGCTTCGGCGCCTACGAGGACGGATTCACATTCCTTGAGCTGTGCCGGAAGTACTATCGTGAGTCCGGTCTTGACGCCCGCGAACTGGACCGACTGATTCGCTGA